TCGCCTGAGCAAAGCCGGGGGCGAGCCCCGACGTTTGCCCGGTGATGGTTCCTTCACGACATGCCCGTCGCACAAGTGCGCCTGTTTGAAGAGAAGAACGAATGTCATTCATCGTGTTTACTTTTCAGTCGCGATGACCTCAGATGAGATGATTTTCACATCTTCCAGCGGGCGATCACTGTGATTGGTTTCGACGTTTCCAATTTCCAGGACGACGGCTTCACTATCCGCATCGCTCGTTTTTCCAAAGACCGTGTAGGAGTTATCCAGATGAGGCACGCGGCCCAGGCAGATGAAGAACTGCGAGCCAGCCGAATTCGGATCATTCGTACGGGCCATCGACAACACGCCGGTTTCGTGGGGAATGTTGTTGAACTCGGCATCAATCGTATAACCCGGTCCGCCAGTTCCGGTTCCCTGAGGGCAACCGACCTGAACGACAAAATCGGGAATCACGCGATGGAAGATAATTCCATCGTAAAAGCCGATCTTGGTCAGGCCGATAATATTGCGGCAGTGTCCCGGTGCGACATCGGGATACAAGTCCATCTTGATTGTTCCTTTTGAGGTTTCGAAGACGACCTGATAATTGAATTTGTCGAAATCAACATCGGCCAACGCGGCATCGACTTCTGCGCGACGGTTTTCAGACACGTTACTGTTCCTTCTTTGAATCATTTATATAAACGGTTAGTAATTTGTTTTTCTGTTAAAACGATGATCAATGTCACCTTACCGCCTGTCAGCGAAAATCACAAAGCTGATCAGGACAATAATGTCTTGAACCGCATAATTGACAACCCCAATCCTGAATATCGACTATCTGAGTCGGTGAACAAATTATTGAGCCTGTCAGGGACCGGAGGGAGCTGGTGGCTCAAATATTATTCCGGTTTTCCAAACCCACCGCCGCCGGGCGTTTTAATCGTCAGTGTATCACCGGCTTCCACAGAGAGAGAGAATTTGCCTCCCAACGATTCCTGAGAAGTCTGATTTGCTTTCTGCAGCAGGTTTTCTCCAATCTGTCCAGGCAGGGCACCTTCCAGACCAAAGGGAGGATATTCCCCCCGGCGTTCGGAAATCAGCGAGATTTTTAAAGGCTTGAGGAATTCAATCCGGCGAATGATGCCATCGCCGCCATGATACTGTCCTGTACCTCCTGATTTTTTGCGAATCGAAAATTCGTGCAGCCGTACCGGATAACGGCGTTCGATGATTTCCGCATCGGTGAGCCGGGTATTGGTCATGTGGGTGTGTACGGCATCGGTGCCATCATGGTCTGCTGTTGCGCCACTGCCACCACAGATCGTTTCATAATAGCCGAAGGTCTCGTCGCCGAACGTCAGATTATTCATCGTTCCCTGACTGGCGGCCGCTTTGTTCAAGGCACCCAGTAAAGTATCGACGGTTCGTTGTGAGGTTTC
This genomic interval from Gimesia alba contains the following:
- a CDS encoding peptidylprolyl isomerase, which codes for MSENRRAEVDAALADVDFDKFNYQVVFETSKGTIKMDLYPDVAPGHCRNIIGLTKIGFYDGIIFHRVIPDFVVQVGCPQGTGTGGPGYTIDAEFNNIPHETGVLSMARTNDPNSAGSQFFICLGRVPHLDNSYTVFGKTSDADSEAVVLEIGNVETNHSDRPLEDVKIISSEVIATEK